atataagtaaattataaaaaagatttattgtgAACTGCACAtcaattcaaaaattaattcaattaatggagaattgcattaattcaaaataaagtttgctttaacaatatatataatgtattattatttaatcaaaccGTATTATGTCAAGCTTGGCTGTCTTACGAGGTTGCGTGGCGCGGGTAGCGCGGGAATTTTCAGCCAAGAATGTTAGAACGACAGGTGGAAGCGCAGTCGTAAACCGTAATCCTCTTGCAATGCATTGGGAGGGTCAACTAAAACTTCGCACGTGTTAGCGAGAGAGTGCCAAACCTctcgattatttaatttcttcgtCACGCGCTTTCATGGCGTATACAACACAATGACGTAGACGCGAACTTTTGTATTTTCGTACAATATAATGGATCAAATAACAAGAGAAAAGATTATTCTAAAtacaaaatctttatttagaaataattaaaatttcatcataAAATAGTCTctctctattaaaaattatcaataaaatattatttttatattcttgaattGTATTTCTAGTTTCGATTTTTAGTAAAAGTTCGTATGctatgtattacatattaatgtcaaaatgaccaaaatactatttaatatgaattattttaaataagtaactAATCactcaaaaaaataatctcgcaactttaacaaaaattatatgtacacggaaaaaatctagttaagatagataaatattagCAAATACTGTGTATATGTATTCCACCTAATCGATCTAGCTGATAGaagcaaaattttcaaattccaTACATGACAGCTAAAATTCTAGccgatacaaaaattatacatttgggttgtaatattaagaaatctgtctatatcagcaaaaagttttattggGTGATTGttataactaaaatatatgtgtgatAGATTAACTTTTTCTCATAAGAAGCAATTAACgtactaattaaaatatttttatgataattaacCTGATTATTAAATCAACTATATGGATAATGGGACGTAATGTGCAGTTTTTGGATCTACGTCCCAGATGATTTGATCATAATTCGtgccatatatatttttagaagtcATCTAGATTAAGACGCTCGTCCGGATGGGGATTTAATCTACCTTCTTTGCCGCGTGTGCTTCTACCATGTGTCTATATTTCTCGACTTCGTTTTGCTTCCGGTGCTCCTGTATCTCCTGATTACAAATGCAAAAATTCTAAGTCGCGATAATCTTactcaatttatatttatttgttattatatataatatttagagctcttaaaaatgcttaataaATCTCTCTTAATTCTACACTTTAGCGTAGAAATCTGTGGAATTGATTAGCGTGTCAAGCACTCGTGGCTCGACCCATTTGCACGCAGATACGATTTTAAGGTCAAGATATTCTTGGACGATCTAGTAGAAGTAGATACGACAAGTcgaagaattaaaattctgaACACGCGacttcagaaattttttacaccTAGCTAACCGATATGTTATCAGTGTATCCTAgacatctttttataaatgtttcaaattaataatataaaaaatcgagTTCTCCATACTTATAATGCAATCTCCAGTCTCTACATACTTAGTACTACGTACTAAGAGATAGTCATAATCAAGATTAAAAGtgctaatttatattatacgcgTTCATTGAAGTCCGGTTCTGAAATTGCCATGGCTGCAACGGGTTTTACGAGGTCATTATCGTCGGGACACATGGTGCCGTGAGTCTCCAATGGGGGTTCGCGAAAATCGGTCAAAGTCAGACGCAGACTCGTTAACTATGCGCTGTGTCGAGCGCAGCTTCTCTCGACGCTTCCACCTGTTACCAACTAAAAACGGACCGGGGCCCGGGCAGCCTAAATATAACAACCGCGCGGGTGCGAATCCGGGACTCTTGCGTCACGGCGCGTCGCTCGTGGGCGCCGCGACGCCTTCCTTTTTGCTTACTCGAGAATACAGACTGGAGAACAAATCACGGAAAACTTTGGGGATCTGCCTAGCTCATtcaaatactttctaaatattcaataatcaaaaattaaaaagttcaaCATGATAACAATACACCTTGACTCGTTTAATAtaaagctttaaaaaattaatcaaaatttaattatttcaaatttattgtacataatacatttcttactaaaaaaatttttttctaattaaattattgcatgTACATACGTCTCTAAATGGTGTTCCGTAACTAATGGTACAACTGAAAAGAGAGTAAttctacaagaaaaaaataaattaagaaatgtaaaataatttttttccgtatGCGTTATTtccgaaataattaatttaaaaaattggtatatgtttatactaatataaaacataaaatatcttgtgtaaattacttattttctaatcataaattaatactcTCATGTATAGACTAATGAGATTATCTTCGGTTATACTACCAATTATGGAACATCCTGTatgtatacttattttaaaaaatataaaggttaaatattttcttattttcaaaaggtataaatattgaagataacTATgtgtctttttataatattaatattattttaggaaaaaaaaaaattatttttgaagaaaaaaatgcaatcaACGTAACTtcgatatttacatttaaaatataatgttacatactccaattatattgcatacatatgcacttgatataaataagctagatatattttttaaataagatcaGCATAACAGGTAACCCCATTTTCACTTCATCTTCACGACCTTCAGTCATTCCCGCCGAGAATGAAACAGGAATATCTGTGAAACCGCTCGGGCGATCCAGGGCGACTATAAAGTACGCGTGACGCTAAAATTAGCGGCATCCGTTGCgtcaacaaaaagaaaaacgacgCTCCCGTTTTGTGTCACAGTCTACTATTGGCCGATGCAAGAAACCAATCTTGCTTTCTCACGCGATCGAAAGCAGGACGCGGCTACGtgacaattttcaaattataaatctgAATTTGACAATAtcaatttatcaatttgtcagttcaaattaaagataatgttgtggtattataatcatttttgcattaaaaaaatattaaaataatgcatatcatataaaaaaatcatttgtatttgtatgttttgtatttgtatttttatattttttcttagagaTTCCTCTAAagttaatagattttaaaaagtgaaacattaaaattaattaaatcaggCCGATCTAAATGTGTCTGCCGAGATTAACATATATCGTGaataaataaaggaaatgACTGCGTCATGATAATGGATTGCGGAAATGGAACACAGTTTACCGAGGCAAGGTTGAAAAAGCACAGCCGCACCTACGCAAGCTGTTAAATTTAAGATGGCTTATGCAATCACCTTGAGccacaaaaattttacgtagCGCTTATTGCGAGATTCTTTCATGGGGATTTTATTTCTCATcgtatttcaaaaattgtaatttcatatttctttattctattaaaaaacaaagtaatcAAAGCtcgatataaaattcttttgatATAGTTTCTTCCGTTTGCTAAAGTTTTCCTATATAtaactcttttttattttcttgcaaTTCAATTAATCAGTAATTGCAAAcgttatatatacaaaaaatcaagaaatttggactattttaaaaattaatgcaaactGAAATAATTCATATCCAATGAATATATTGCACATGCTTTCGGCAAGGACCGCACGCCACCTAATtatctctttatattttttttattacagcgAACGAGTGTGGTTAGCAGTTCAGTAGAGTGGCAAAATGGACGCGCGATTCAGAAGCAATCTCGATATGATCGGACGCAACGAGCCCATCACAAGGAAAGCGAAATTTTGGCAAAGTTATGTACGGGCCCTGAAAGGTGAGGCATTTGACATAAAActatttctttcaaaatttcttgCAAATACGAGTTTTTCACGCGGCGTTTAATCAGTTCAAGATATACGTTAAACTCATTATAATGTCTATTTCCActaagttttgaaaaataaaaaaagagtaagttaaaccgagattaaaattaatctactttGAAAGTATATAAATCGCTCATGCCAATCAcaccatatattttttatttaattttaatatcgcaTATCATTCAtcgtaaataaaacatataaagaattaattttttaataataatgagacTCGAAATGAAAACAGGCACTGACGATATCAGAGCTCCCGAGCACACTCACACGCCCCGCGGCATTTTCCGCTCGGATTTTCCTGAGCTGCATTCCACCTCGTGGCCGTTTGGAAAGTCAATCTACGAAAACCCGATTCACGCAGCCGATCGTATTAATGTTCCCGGATACAGGTGTGtacgcaaattatttttttctctttcgtcATTTACTTATCATCACATATAAGATAATTCGCGacttattaaagttattacatagttaaaatacaaaataaatatcaaaattccaAACTGAATCGTATTATCGCCATTCCTTCAAACATGTTCAGCGCATTATTTGTACAACAAATGTATTCTTGATATATATGCATATCGATTCTTGGCAGACATCCAAAAATGCGGAAATCTAACTATATCTTTGTCGGCCTACTTTGTGAAATTTTACTCTTAGTTCTAAtcataataatcaatataatgataaaatagatgactaaaatctaaaattgtaaattttatttaagcaaaGGATtgagcaatttaaaaatattaaatattaaatattaagtactTATGACATTTGTAGTTTCGATTCTGCGAGATATTAACGCGCAACTATTTGTTTCTAATCTCTCTTTTCCAGGTATCTACCCGTGCACCGTGAGATCTACGGTTACTCTCCAAGGCAGCTGTATCCCCATCAGTACAAACCCGTAGAACGCTTCACCCCCGGTACGTACTAAAGAACTGTGACCAAAAGAGTCTAAAAGAGAGTGAACGGCGTCTTAGAGAAAGAATCGAAAGCGCGAAACGAAACGAAAACTCTTATAATACCTCGATGTCgaacgagagcgagagagggagagagagagagaaagaggaaaagagagtgtgagagagaaaacgagaaaaaatggaagaaTGGGAGCGCGACGAAAAATAAAACGAGAGAATAGAGTGGAACCAAAGAACGAGagtaaagaaacaaaaaaaagcaTGTTTTTGAACGTAGAGAATGGATTATGAAAATCACCAAGGCGTACCGTAATGTGTTAACAGATAACTACACTTGTTCTCGTGGACCTTCCTAGATTAAGTTCTCGATGTATAACCCGGTGCTTTTGGCTTCTGGCCGGCGTTCTAAAGgggacaaaaaaaaacaagcaaAATGAACAATCATTCTCGACAGAAAGACAATCGTCACATCTTATGTACACACTCTCCGGGCCTTTCTCAGAAGCCAGAAACGCCTCCCCGGAGAGGTATCGTACATCACATTTTTACCCTCCACCTTGCCTGCACTTTAACCAAGGAGAAAAGAAACTATCAAAAATGGACTTGCCACCTTTTTTTCGCCAACCTCGCCGCCCTCCCCCCAACCTGATTTTATGCCACGTGTCGCTACTCTGATGTGTAAAATGCGTATGCACTTTTTTGACGCACGTGTCAAACAAACCGTTTGTTTAGTCTCACTGTAATAATCGTGTCTACCTTCATATCATACGCCATGTGtaatactaattattattttacgcgTCTCTCTTTGTATCTAagttattatacttatatcgCTATATGAGAACACCTTTACgtacgtataaatatatgtacaatatgtttcaatATCTGAAGACTTCTCTATCTCGCGACACTccattttaaaattgcatcCCTATCTTTAGACCCTAATCTATTGATCGAGACCCAAACTCAGATGTGACGTAAacttatgataataaaatgctaGATCACATAAACACGGTTAGGAAAACTTGAGACagattgtaataatttcaacaaaatatttaattaattaaaaccatATTGTGTTTCAGTATGATGTATTCAATTTGATACATTTCATATACatgcataattaaattatgacaAGTATATGATCGCCTCAAGTTTCTCTATATTGAATTAACGTCGCCTTTCATTATCATATcagcttttttaatattctattttaatatattttaaatcactATATATGATGCATAAtccgttatttaaaaaaagaaaaaataacagaataaaatattaaaataatttattctgaaaaaattaattcttccaaatttttaacatgaaataaatataaaaaaaatacatttttcatcatataatgttaaattttctcattttctaATAACTCATTctaattgcatatttttaatgataaaattagtTATCTAATTAACTATCTATCAATGAGTAATTATATCAATGGATCAATCATTATCAATATCATGTCTAACTTGAATCGAGCATTCAGGCGTCACGGATCATCGTTCATCGTTCACCGTTCCATCGATCATGGATCACACGTGGGTCATGTCGTGCTCGAGGTGTCGCCCTGTGACTCGTCTCTAGAGAGAAAACATTTCCTAGCTCGTCGTATATCCAGTAACGATTCAAAGTCATCAAAGTGGGGTATCATTATCAATTTAGGGTCTCATACGCCGCTGAGAGATTCTGATTTCTGATTTCCAGGCGCTAGATCTACCAAATGGCTCGTACTGAATCGCATCATCGATTTGAGCGACCTTAGACGCCAACAGATCTCCCGAAAGTGGGAGACTAAAGAACGAATCGCGCTCACCTCCCGAGCGCGACGTCATTGCTTACGAAAAACACACAACTAACATCATGCACGATCCCAATAATTCTGCTTCCAATAATCTcttttacacacacatttacGAATATCATGTTATACACACACTATTCTATTCACAAATGGAAGTAATTGCTTagcttttaatacttaatgaAATTGTTTCGCGTGGTTTTTGTAATGCAGAGCGCTTCTTTTTAATCATTCTTTTTACACaatcttatttacagttaaATATAATGCTTAATTATCAAATGACGAATTAGTATAATTGTTGTTATAAAGAGATAAATTAACACAAACCTTGttgataattttactttgattGTAATcgtatttttacacatttttaaatctaatcattatttatgttataatcaAACAATAGTTTAagctaaattaaatattaatgcatactatatcatacatttaaagtatatgtatttatCATGATGTGAAtactgataaaattatacataatttcgtataaaaattaacacagcaataaaatcacattatttacattttacaactacacatcataatttattattacagaatGTTAGctgcttttttataataatacaagacAATTTCATATCGCAATCCTGTGCATTAATcacttccttccttccttcctttcttttttttttcacaatattaaaataattgtcgaGAGAACATCGCGAATTTTCACGAATATAAACTTggtatagaaagaaaaaatattaaactattatatttgaaacattGCTAttgaaaactaaaattaaaaattcaacgtttaacgaaaataaaaatagacaaaatGTTATTACACTTTTAGAaagttagaaatataaaacgcaagaataaaattattgtcaaaagaattttcactgtaaaacattttacttttacattttttatctctttttctcaacctaaaagataattaaataatattagaaaatttacaaaataaatgtttaattatgaatttagcgtcatgaatatttaatattttaatcaattatatatgtgtatatgcacatatattaataataataaaaatatttaaaagcattttattttaaatgttattaaaaatctattttgtttatttgtattcttgataaaaacaatagttttaaaaagtcAAAGAAGTACTTGtatctttttatgtaattttttgtaatgcgTTTTGCATTCTATTTTTCCATTCTTAGTGTAATTTACAACAAGAAATACTCATACAAACAAAATACGTGCATGCAGGAATATTTAGGAATCCTTAACTATTGCAGCTGAGGTGGAGGTCGCAGCTTGATTGTGAAAAACAACTGAATGAGCcaaaaagaagatataaaacaacaaattgaaaatgggataaaacaataaaaaagctGACTTTTCTGATTGTCATATACGCTAAACAGCACTATACGcaatcatataataaattaattaattactatatGAAAACAAAATGTGGAAGTGCGATTGGCGCAGAGTGTGTAGTGAACGTATGGTAGTTCTGTCAAAAAGTGATAATACATGCGTGCGAAAAAGTAACATGCGGAAAAGTTTtccttttcaaaaaaatttttagtgaaataaattgagaTAAAACATGGCCGCCACAAAACTTGAAAAAGCTGGAAATTTTCTCTCGACGCTTACGCGTTCTAATTTGTGCTTTCGATTTTTCAGACACAACATTGTCGCCCgtctctttatataaaattgttctttttattaaaatttctttttattaatgcatATGCATGTATtacaaatgcaataaaaaaatagtacaagattatacacaaaaatacaCTTACACCTTAATTTACAGAAGActgtctttaataatttacactttttaattttacttgtattatttgtgtatatatattaccacAATTACAAACAATAATTACAGATCTTCTTTATGATCTAATATCAAGTAAAATTGTGTGGACATTTGGAGATCTAAGGCGATGCAcagaaaaatcgaaaaatttttttaatacatgctCTAATCGACAATAATACATGCACGCGTACTTActaacaataaacaaattaacgtGCAATTAATTACAACCAGATCCAgaaatttctatctttttcaGGATATGGCATGTACTTTTCTTTCGTTAATATTTGATCTCCAACCTCCCTAGAACCCCTTTTCTAGCTTTTAAGTGATCCATCTCCgccaaacataattttttatgactgGAATTGCATAATTAACGACTGCTAATCTATGATGATTACATGGACTGTACGGATCGTCGCAATATTCATAGAGGATCGCCACGAATACTGTATATAGTTTACGTCGGATTGCACACCTGGATTTAGTACGTACCGACCTTTAACGaagaattttgcataatttattcaaGCTTAGAAGGCTTAGGCAGTGTGATAGATTAACTGACTTATGACAAATGGTAGAAAGTTGAATTATCAGTCATTCATAATAGGAAAAGACGGGGAATCATAACAATCTCTACAAGTTAGACGATTTAAGTGAAAATTGTTAACGATCATCATTTTACCAAAGATAATAAGAGTAatcatcaaatatttttaatttagattataaatgtaataactcTGCAAAACATTAGCATTAATGTTTAGCGATagtgtatattataaaataaaagcaatcgAAAATTAATAGTCTTGCGACATCAATAGTTAATTGTTGGCGTCAAGCTTTCATTAGCTTAAATGATGATACCGAGCAcacgattaataattatgcaaaagaAACTCAGTAAACCATAGTTCAGCTATCATAGTTATAATCAAGCAGTGAGTATGAGTTGTATTTTAACAGTGCAAAAGAGATCGCCGTTTCTCTGTTTCTTTTCCATTACAAATTTTGATAACCGAGCCCTTTTTTACAACACGAATCGCCGCAGCTTTTTTGAATCACCGACTTTTTGAAGCAGCTTTTTTCCACAAGGTTAGTATGTGCTTTTATTTTACGTGACGTCATGCTATTTTTTTGTGACAGCgttgatttttttacacacaGGCTCGTGTGTAACGCGAGTTTACGCCAGCTTTCGACAATAGACTTTCTACGTACAGAAAAGAATACCTGGTACTTATAATTGGTAAATACTTAGCGCACggcttacaaaaatataagaaacagGGACAAAACCCTAGCATTTTAATTTCCCACATTTCATATGGGCGAAACGAATTATAACGAATACCTTAAATAAGAGTTTAAAATAGTTCATCAATAGTAGTATAATGCATTGCAAATCAAAGCTTCAATTTCCTcgctaattatattttaaagttacattCTAAGGTCATCATTTGCTAGTTAAACGCAAAAATAAcaagaaatgtttattaatgtaatttttacttttctcaaaaaacaaaagtacataaagagaattttctcttaaaaattactctgaaaatcgtggtaattgtgagacaatgtaaacctcgaagaattttactatatttttaacaaaatttactaaaatttttataaaatttggcaaaattttagtaaattttactatacttctaacaaaatttaataaaaccttgctaaattttattaaaattttagtaaattttgttaaaaatatagtaaaattcttcgaggtTTACTTTGTCTctcaattaccacgattttcggggtaatttttaagagaaaattctctccgtgctAAATATAATTCCTCgagctattttaatttaataatttatcataatttaacaatGCTTGTTGTGTTTCATGCATgatgtacgtatgtatatgtgcataatatgtacaaaactattattgttacaaaagCGATTATTGCAAAAGTAATTAGAAGTTAAAATGCCTACCCGCTAAAACActagaaaagagaaaatggaGCATAACAATAGAGATTGGTAAACTTTGGGccacatgtaaataaatttaaccaatcGATATGTTATCAAACACCAAAAtagatcttaaaaattatcaaaaaaatcaaTCGTATATTAGCAAATTGCATTAATatgatatacttttttaattttatcatcgaatatcaagaaatattattcttttacgttaatttttaaactactttaataaacaaaaaacgtatgtttactaaatttatatagatagataatttagaaattattttttaataaattcatattctttaaaaatatattttcttggtAGCGCAAAAAGGAacttactattatatatatatatgtattaattactatatgtattaatacatacacatacattttgttatatattttatattttatatcataatctTTTAGTAATCGATAATAttcgataataatataaaagtttttagatattatatattatatatatatagtaactataatttaattataataaagtaatataattctagtctaaattgtttaatttatctacaatattttaataaattgttaaatataatttctacaattatataattacctCTTTTCCTCTATGCGCTTGCCAGTCTTATTAAATCTAACGACGAGAAACccgaaaaaatacatttttcggGATTAAAacctaattaatatttaatatctatcaaatatttatatgcaattattaaaagatattaatatatgtatattggaAGATAATAATACAAGCCTTTCGTGGATTCTCGacgttatataaattaattatttgtttcttgGACGAAACGTAGCGAATGTGTAAAACTCATTTTAATCTAACAgttttagcaaaattatttacataatttttatattcaacttatttagaaattcaaaaaaatttagaaaaaaacttaaaaacatTATCTCCATCAATCATAAAAGATGTTCGCAACGTGTTCGtcaaaataaacgattaagcaaaattataaatcatctGATTCTTGCTttcattttcataaattacacAACACAGCGAAACCATTCGACGCTGAGAAGGCTTGGAATGATCATCTCAACCGCCTAGCGGATATCGACAGACTCTATCCGAGCAAATCACCGCTTTTGGCTCGTCATTTAAGCCCACCGCTCAGTACGAAACGATTGTTTGATATTCACGGTgagtataaaagataaatataatatttattatatatttaagccTATCTACCTAAAGCAATAGATCTGTGAAgcattacatttatttgtaatatattccTGCATTCCTTGCCTATTACATTTACATCTTATGTATAtctgatataattttcataaatccattactttaatttaaaaattgatttttgacTCACCGACATGACGCGCAGCGGAATTGAAATTGCAATATTACTCTGTAACAtacaaatataagaaaaattataacagcactcaaaataattaatattaaaaaaaaattgtttaaataattattcacataaaatgttatatttgtattaaataattaatttttttaatagaataaatataattcttaaaaaatctctttttcttaaacttaagatcttagaatttttaagtaaaattatctttgttctaatgtttatttaattctatatgGACGattgaaagaaagaataaagagATAATAGACAATTAACAgcaaataatacataaaagattaataaaactaaCTTTACGATGGTTCCGCCGTCGCCTAATGCCTCCCAggcttcctcctcctctcagATCATCAGGGTCGTTGCACACTCGTAAAAATATGAACATAATCGCGCGATACTTTGTACGGCACTCCCGAAGCAATTGTTCTACGCTTATGCACGACACTTTGTACAACACTTCCGAACCGATCGTACGTGGGAAAGGGGAAGGTAATTTCCCTTTCAATAAAGAATGTCCACATCTTCTTTTTTGATCCTCGTTACTACTCCAAGACatttgtacattaaaataatttattataagcataaaatgattatattatacgtttcctgaaagattttctttttaagtttaaattc
This DNA window, taken from Monomorium pharaonis isolate MP-MQ-018 chromosome 6, ASM1337386v2, whole genome shotgun sequence, encodes the following:
- the LOC105837354 gene encoding uncharacterized protein LOC105837354 isoform X1: MDARFRSNLDMIGRNEPITRKAKFWQSYVRALKGTDDIRAPEHTHTPRGIFRSDFPELHSTSWPFGKSIYENPIHAADRINVPGYRYLPVHREIYGYSPRQLYPHQYKPVERFTPAKPFDAEKAWNDHLNRLADIDRLYPSKSPLLARHLSPPLSTKRLFDIHGNLVDDDFLLPRPSILLRKKPYFDLLEPSPMAPVSAFTRDPWWYPSYAPYIPSYAQYRTPFFLRDSYLSPIKRSYLWSRHPFRPFGALYYYYSQPVPRFHFTSPWYNKRTTY
- the LOC105837354 gene encoding uncharacterized protein LOC105837354 isoform X2, giving the protein MDARFRSNLDMIGRNEPITRKAKFWQSYVRALKGTDDIRAPEHTHTPRGIFRSDFPELHSTSWPFGKSIYENPIHAADRINVPGYRYLPVHREIYGYSPRQLYPHQYKPVERFTPAKPFDAEKAWNDHLNRLADIDRLYPSKSPLLARHLSPPLSTKRLFDIHGNLVDDDFLLPRPSILLRKKPYFDLLEPSPMAPVSAFTRDPWWYPSYAPYIPSYAQYRTPFFLRDSYLSPIKRSYLWSRHPFRPFAHAY